Proteins from a genomic interval of Diaminobutyricimonas aerilata:
- a CDS encoding LacI family DNA-binding transcriptional regulator → MTAAEGKGSQDDSTAPAVRSPTIYDVARIAGVSHQTVSRLLKGYQGIRPHTRERVEEALRELDYRPNMTARSLATNRSHRVGAFTHAIAEVGPSRIVQGASAGAREAGYLLDIVALDMGDEDSVAEAIGLMATQDIAGVLAFASTDAMTDAIRHADIRVPLMLELDADDATTGYRTELQRAVFDLVEHLRSLGHRRFFHIAGPQGWVAARNREFAYHRAVTESGLESLGVAHGDWSAASGYAAAERIPLEAGVTAVVASNDQMALGAILALMRRGLRVPEDVSVTGFDDIPEAAFFVPPLTTVKLDFEGQGRAAFARLLRVIDQTKTPVPAQAGAQLRIRESSGPAPR, encoded by the coding sequence ATGACCGCCGCCGAAGGGAAGGGTTCCCAGGACGACTCGACTGCTCCCGCGGTGCGCTCCCCGACCATCTACGACGTTGCGCGGATCGCGGGCGTCAGTCACCAGACGGTGAGTCGGCTGCTCAAGGGGTATCAAGGCATCCGCCCGCACACCCGGGAACGGGTCGAGGAGGCGCTGCGCGAACTCGACTACCGCCCGAACATGACGGCGCGCTCCCTCGCCACCAACCGGTCGCACCGGGTCGGCGCGTTCACCCATGCGATCGCCGAGGTCGGACCGAGCCGCATCGTGCAGGGCGCGAGTGCCGGGGCGCGCGAGGCCGGCTACCTGCTCGACATCGTCGCCCTCGACATGGGCGACGAGGATTCGGTCGCCGAGGCGATCGGGTTGATGGCGACGCAGGACATCGCGGGCGTGCTCGCATTCGCGTCGACCGACGCGATGACCGACGCCATCCGGCACGCCGACATCCGCGTTCCCTTGATGCTCGAACTGGATGCGGATGATGCGACGACCGGGTATCGAACGGAGTTGCAGCGCGCGGTGTTCGACCTGGTCGAGCACCTGCGCTCTCTCGGGCACCGCCGGTTCTTCCACATCGCCGGACCTCAGGGGTGGGTCGCTGCCCGCAATCGGGAATTCGCCTACCACCGTGCGGTCACCGAATCCGGACTCGAGTCGCTCGGGGTGGCGCACGGCGACTGGTCTGCGGCCTCCGGCTACGCGGCCGCCGAACGCATCCCGCTCGAGGCGGGGGTGACGGCGGTCGTGGCGAGCAACGACCAGATGGCCCTCGGAGCCATCCTCGCCCTCATGCGCCGCGGACTGCGGGTTCCGGAGGACGTCAGCGTCACCGGGTTCGACGACATCCCCGAAGCCGCCTTCTTCGTGCCTCCGCTGACCACGGTGAAGCTCGACTTCGAGGGTCAGGGCCGCGCCGCGTTCGCACGCCTGCTGCGGGTGATCGATCAGACCAAGACGCCCGTGCCCGCCCAGGCGGGCGCACAGTTGCGCATCCGGGAGTCGAGCGGTCCGGCCCCCCGCTGA
- a CDS encoding MDR family oxidoreductase — protein sequence MRAWTVTRNDDGETTTRFVDDHPEPDATAGEVTVDIEYSSLNFKDAMALRGDRGVARTSPLVPGIDLVGRVTESGHADFERGDRVVLNGWGIGETRDGGYTERARVPGDWLVPLPEAIDNRRAAAIGTAGFTAMLAVMAVENHPDGPVLVTGASGGVGSIATALLARLGHEVVAATGHPDDAEGLHRLGATRILDRAELAEPGKPLQSQRWAAAVDSAGGAPLANVLAQTRYGGVVAACGLVAGAELPTTVMPFILRAVTLVGINSVECPREQRLEAWRRLATDLDLDLLDSITASVPLADVQQAADRILRGEVDGRVVVEISG from the coding sequence ATGCGCGCGTGGACGGTCACCCGGAACGACGACGGCGAGACGACGACCCGGTTCGTCGACGACCACCCCGAGCCGGACGCGACGGCGGGCGAGGTCACCGTCGACATCGAGTACTCCTCCCTCAACTTCAAGGACGCGATGGCGCTGCGCGGCGATCGCGGGGTCGCCCGCACGTCACCGCTCGTGCCCGGGATCGACCTCGTCGGTCGCGTGACCGAATCGGGCCACGCCGACTTCGAGCGCGGCGACCGGGTGGTGCTCAACGGCTGGGGCATCGGCGAAACCCGCGACGGCGGTTACACCGAGCGGGCCCGGGTGCCGGGCGACTGGCTCGTGCCGCTCCCCGAGGCGATCGACAACCGCCGGGCCGCGGCGATCGGCACAGCCGGCTTCACCGCGATGCTCGCCGTCATGGCCGTCGAGAACCACCCGGACGGACCGGTGCTCGTCACCGGCGCGTCGGGCGGGGTGGGATCGATCGCCACCGCCCTGCTCGCCCGGCTCGGGCACGAGGTCGTCGCCGCGACCGGTCACCCCGACGACGCGGAGGGGCTCCACCGCCTCGGCGCGACCCGCATCCTCGACCGGGCCGAGCTGGCGGAGCCGGGCAAGCCGCTGCAGAGTCAGCGGTGGGCCGCGGCCGTCGATTCGGCGGGCGGCGCTCCGCTCGCGAACGTGCTCGCGCAGACGCGTTACGGCGGCGTCGTGGCCGCGTGCGGACTCGTCGCCGGCGCGGAGCTGCCGACCACCGTGATGCCCTTCATCCTGCGCGCGGTGACCCTCGTCGGCATCAACTCCGTCGAGTGCCCGCGGGAGCAGCGGCTCGAGGCGTGGCGGCGACTCGCCACCGACCTCGATCTCGACCTGCTCGACTCGATCACCGCATCCGTGCCCCTCGCCGACGTTCAGCAGGCCGCGGACCGCATCCTGCGCGGCGAGGTCGACGGCCGCGTGGTCGTCGAGATCTCCGGCTGA
- a CDS encoding sensor histidine kinase, whose amino-acid sequence MRTDTRRSRATARLRRVIPVLAVAVLAVGTLVADVVVRASPSATLEDYVLPDGYGWMCAVLVLLQAAVLWWRGPRPALALVATTVLDIAIMSLTSGELGMGAIAVMVAVVAIRQRLDTRPALLWVAASAAASAIAGAIALASSDVVPGEWSFALALTRVAITFVAPALIAEVTISRRRMLEALRERAALAERDRERSAREAVQQERALMARELHDIAAHHLSGIIVGSQAAGALLAREPDRAREYLRGVTTEAQETLANLRQTVGLLRPDQQGELGPQPALDRLPELVDGLRASGMTVVFEQSGEPVPLGPVAEIAAYRMVQESLTNARRHAPGAPCDVTVRYGSDSVELSVTNAPSGGSVPTEGGGNGLLGMRERAALTGSTLHAGATPDGGWRNVLVVPYPSTNEESA is encoded by the coding sequence ATGAGAACCGACACCCGCCGGAGTCGCGCGACCGCGCGCCTCCGGCGGGTGATTCCCGTGCTCGCCGTGGCGGTGCTCGCCGTGGGCACCCTCGTCGCCGATGTCGTGGTGCGCGCGTCGCCCTCGGCGACGCTCGAGGACTACGTGCTGCCCGACGGATACGGATGGATGTGCGCCGTGCTCGTGCTGCTGCAGGCGGCCGTGCTGTGGTGGCGGGGGCCCCGGCCGGCGCTCGCCCTCGTCGCCACGACCGTGCTCGACATCGCGATCATGTCGCTGACCTCGGGCGAGCTCGGCATGGGGGCGATCGCCGTGATGGTCGCGGTCGTCGCGATCCGGCAGCGGCTCGACACGCGGCCCGCCCTGCTCTGGGTCGCGGCGTCGGCGGCGGCGTCGGCGATCGCCGGTGCGATCGCCCTCGCGTCGAGCGACGTCGTGCCGGGGGAGTGGTCGTTCGCCCTCGCTCTCACCCGGGTCGCCATCACCTTCGTCGCCCCCGCCCTCATCGCCGAGGTCACGATCTCCCGTCGGCGGATGCTCGAGGCGCTGCGGGAACGCGCCGCGCTCGCCGAACGCGATCGCGAGCGCAGCGCTCGCGAGGCCGTGCAGCAGGAACGCGCGCTCATGGCCCGAGAGCTGCACGACATCGCGGCGCATCACCTCTCGGGCATCATCGTCGGCAGTCAGGCCGCGGGTGCGCTCCTCGCCCGCGAACCGGACCGTGCGCGCGAGTACCTGCGCGGCGTGACGACTGAGGCGCAGGAGACGCTCGCCAACCTCCGTCAGACGGTGGGGCTGCTGCGGCCCGACCAGCAGGGCGAGCTCGGCCCGCAACCGGCGCTCGACCGGTTGCCCGAGCTCGTCGACGGGCTGCGCGCGTCGGGGATGACGGTCGTGTTCGAGCAGAGCGGCGAACCCGTGCCCCTCGGCCCGGTCGCCGAGATCGCGGCATACCGCATGGTGCAGGAGTCGCTCACGAACGCCCGGCGGCACGCGCCCGGAGCCCCGTGCGACGTCACCGTGCGCTACGGCTCGGATTCCGTCGAGCTCAGCGTGACCAACGCGCCATCAGGCGGGTCCGTGCCCACCGAGGGTGGCGGCAACGGTCTGCTCGGGATGCGGGAACGCGCGGCTCTCACCGGATCGACGCTGCACGCCGGCGCGACACCCGACGGCGGGTGGCGCAACGTGCTCGTCGTGCCCTACCCGTCGACGAACGAGGAGTCCGCGTGA
- a CDS encoding carbohydrate ABC transporter permease: MTRIEPRAAAPARRAAGRTRPRRRYAPERRRSLLLTLLLWLCVLYFVLPLLWLLIASTKDNADLFSSFGFWFGERFSLGENLVTVFTTRDGIFGRWILNTVVYAVVSAAGATLLATMAGYAFAKYRFPGDKVMFSLTLGAVMIPLTALALPTYLLFSSAGLTNTPWAIIVPSLVSPFGVYLMRVYAADAIPDTLIEAARVDGAGEFRTFWQVGLRLLAPGLVTVFLFSLVATWNNYFLPLIMLNSSELYPLTVGLAQLQAASSAGGGSQALFSTVITGSLVSVLPLIVAFLVLQRYWQTGLATGGVKG, from the coding sequence GTGACCAGGATCGAACCGCGGGCAGCCGCGCCCGCACGCCGAGCGGCCGGCCGAACGCGGCCCCGGCGTCGCTACGCTCCCGAACGGCGCCGCAGCCTCCTGCTCACGCTGCTGCTCTGGCTGTGCGTGCTCTACTTCGTGCTGCCTCTGCTGTGGCTCCTGATCGCCTCGACGAAGGACAACGCCGACCTCTTCTCGAGCTTCGGGTTCTGGTTCGGCGAGCGGTTCTCGCTCGGAGAGAACCTCGTGACCGTGTTCACCACGCGGGACGGCATCTTCGGACGGTGGATCCTCAACACCGTGGTCTACGCCGTCGTGTCGGCAGCAGGCGCGACGTTGTTGGCGACGATGGCGGGGTACGCGTTCGCGAAGTATCGGTTCCCCGGCGACAAGGTGATGTTCAGCCTGACGCTCGGCGCCGTGATGATCCCCCTGACCGCCCTCGCGCTGCCGACCTACTTGCTGTTCTCCTCGGCGGGTCTCACGAACACGCCCTGGGCGATCATCGTTCCTTCGCTGGTCAGCCCGTTCGGCGTCTACCTCATGCGGGTCTACGCCGCCGACGCCATCCCGGACACCCTCATCGAGGCGGCCCGCGTGGACGGTGCGGGCGAATTCCGCACCTTCTGGCAGGTGGGACTGCGGCTGCTCGCGCCCGGACTCGTGACGGTCTTCCTGTTCTCGCTCGTGGCGACCTGGAACAACTACTTCCTGCCGCTCATCATGCTCAACAGTTCCGAGCTGTACCCGCTGACGGTGGGGCTCGCGCAACTGCAGGCTGCGAGTTCGGCGGGCGGGGGATCGCAGGCCCTGTTCTCGACCGTGATCACCGGGTCACTCGTGTCGGTGCTGCCCCTGATCGTCGCGTTCCTCGTGCTGCAGCGGTATTGGCAGACGGGGCTCGCGACCGGAGGTGTGAAGGGCTGA
- a CDS encoding DUF4037 domain-containing protein has translation MTGIALARRFYTDAVLPLMPPGLPHAAARLGSGSDVLGLDDATSRDHDWGLRLTLLVPDGRAPEIDALLELRLPESFGGSPVRFGTTWHPEPRHQVEVTTASAFAISRLGVAPSETLDASEWLSLTGQAVLEVVGGPVFADTDGALTRMRERLEWYPDDLWRYVVAADWARLGQELPFLGRAGQRGDDLGSGIIAARLTRVVMHLGFLLERRWPPYSKWFGTMFAGLPRAGAAADDLGRALDAGDWREREAALVAAIERMHALQREVGLPTADAATEPFWDRPFRGVGPVPELVRDSIRDAAVRALPHGVGSIEQWVDNVDVLVNADARRAFTAAWRGVLGGRR, from the coding sequence ATGACCGGCATCGCACTCGCGCGCCGCTTCTATACGGATGCGGTGCTGCCGCTCATGCCGCCCGGACTGCCGCACGCGGCCGCCCGGCTCGGCAGCGGGTCGGATGTGCTCGGCCTCGACGACGCCACCTCCCGCGATCACGACTGGGGCCTCCGCCTCACTCTCCTCGTGCCCGACGGGCGCGCGCCGGAGATCGATGCGCTCCTCGAGCTGCGGCTGCCGGAGTCGTTCGGCGGTTCGCCGGTGCGGTTCGGCACCACGTGGCATCCGGAGCCCCGCCACCAGGTGGAGGTGACCACGGCGTCCGCGTTCGCGATCTCGCGGCTGGGCGTCGCCCCGTCGGAGACCCTCGACGCGTCCGAGTGGTTGTCGCTCACCGGTCAGGCCGTGCTCGAGGTGGTCGGCGGCCCCGTGTTCGCCGACACCGATGGAGCGCTCACCCGGATGCGGGAGCGCCTCGAGTGGTATCCGGACGACCTCTGGCGCTACGTCGTCGCGGCCGACTGGGCGCGCCTGGGGCAGGAGCTGCCGTTCCTCGGCCGGGCCGGGCAGCGCGGCGACGACCTCGGCTCAGGCATCATCGCCGCACGCCTCACCCGCGTGGTGATGCACCTCGGCTTCCTGCTCGAGCGGCGTTGGCCGCCCTACTCGAAATGGTTCGGCACGATGTTCGCGGGTCTCCCCCGCGCGGGCGCCGCCGCGGACGATCTGGGACGCGCCCTCGACGCGGGCGACTGGCGGGAACGGGAAGCCGCTCTCGTCGCGGCGATCGAGCGGATGCACGCACTGCAGCGCGAGGTCGGCCTGCCGACCGCCGACGCCGCGACGGAGCCGTTCTGGGATCGGCCGTTCCGCGGGGTCGGTCCCGTGCCGGAGCTCGTGCGCGACAGCATCCGCGACGCCGCCGTCCGCGCCCTCCCGCACGGGGTGGGTTCGATCGAGCAGTGGGTCGACAACGTCGACGTGCTCGTGAACGCCGACGCGCGCCGCGCGTTCACGGCCGCGTGGCGTGGCGTGCTCGGAGGGCGTCGGTGA
- a CDS encoding ABC transporter substrate-binding protein — protein MRNAPRTALALGSGIAAVTLLLGGCTTGADSGGSGGPVTQEQIDEALKTPTELTFWTWVPDIENEVALFEEKYPAIDVTVENVGQGLPHYQKLRSALEAGEGAPDVAQVEYQYIPSFVLTESLLDLSDYGGDDLAGDYVDWAWNQVSPGEEVWAVPQDVGPMGNLYREDILTQAGITEPPATWEEYATAARAVKDSTGSYISNLGATQAGQMIGFFWQKGLKPFGYDGEETVTIDVNSDEAKEVADYWTQLIQDDLVSTDVDFNDQWYQGLANGKYAGWLTAAWGPVFLQGTAESTSGLWRAAPLPQWSEGENVSGNWGGSADAVLATSENPIAAYELAKFINNDEESAMKLATEQFLFPPQQSVLDDPEFTDLESEFYGGQQVNQLFSEISETVDTEFQWLPFMDFAYSSYEETLGTVIAAKGDISAGLDEWQDALVGYAESQGFTVE, from the coding sequence ATGAGGAACGCACCAAGAACAGCACTGGCGCTGGGCTCCGGCATCGCCGCCGTGACACTGCTCCTCGGCGGATGCACGACCGGCGCAGACTCGGGCGGCTCCGGCGGTCCCGTCACGCAGGAGCAGATCGACGAGGCGCTGAAGACCCCCACCGAGCTCACCTTCTGGACGTGGGTGCCCGACATCGAGAACGAGGTCGCACTCTTCGAGGAGAAGTACCCCGCGATCGACGTCACGGTCGAGAACGTCGGGCAAGGGCTGCCGCATTACCAGAAGCTCCGTAGCGCCCTCGAGGCGGGCGAAGGGGCGCCGGATGTCGCGCAGGTCGAGTACCAGTACATCCCGTCGTTCGTGCTCACCGAATCGCTGCTCGACCTCTCCGACTACGGCGGCGACGACCTCGCCGGGGATTACGTCGACTGGGCCTGGAACCAGGTGTCGCCCGGCGAGGAGGTGTGGGCGGTTCCGCAAGACGTCGGGCCGATGGGCAACTTGTACCGCGAGGACATCCTGACGCAGGCGGGCATCACCGAGCCGCCGGCCACGTGGGAGGAGTACGCGACGGCCGCCCGGGCCGTGAAGGACTCGACCGGGTCGTACATCTCGAACCTCGGCGCCACCCAGGCCGGCCAGATGATCGGGTTCTTCTGGCAGAAGGGGCTCAAGCCGTTCGGCTACGACGGTGAGGAGACGGTCACCATCGACGTGAACAGCGATGAGGCGAAGGAGGTGGCCGACTACTGGACGCAGCTCATCCAGGACGACCTCGTCTCCACCGACGTGGACTTCAACGACCAGTGGTACCAGGGGCTCGCGAACGGCAAGTACGCCGGCTGGCTCACTGCCGCGTGGGGACCGGTGTTCCTTCAGGGCACGGCCGAGAGCACCTCCGGGTTGTGGCGCGCGGCGCCGCTGCCGCAGTGGTCGGAGGGCGAGAACGTGTCGGGCAACTGGGGCGGGTCAGCCGACGCCGTGCTCGCCACGAGCGAGAACCCGATCGCCGCATACGAGCTCGCGAAATTCATCAACAACGATGAGGAGTCGGCGATGAAGCTCGCGACGGAGCAGTTCCTGTTCCCGCCGCAGCAGTCGGTGCTCGACGACCCCGAGTTCACCGACCTCGAATCCGAGTTCTACGGCGGTCAGCAGGTCAACCAGCTGTTCTCCGAGATCTCCGAGACCGTCGACACCGAATTCCAATGGCTCCCGTTCATGGATTTCGCCTACTCCTCATACGAGGAGACGCTCGGCACAGTCATCGCCGCTAAGGGTGACATCTCCGCAGGGCTCGACGAGTGGCAGGACGCTCTCGTCGGCTACGCCGAGAGCCAGGGCTTCACCGTCGAGTGA
- a CDS encoding response regulator transcription factor — translation MIRVMVADDQKIVRSGIAVVVGAADDIEVVGEAKDGYEAVEFARELRPDVVLMDIRMPGRDGIEATRLLSADPDGAIPVLVLTTFDLDDYVFGALEAGAAGFLLKGADEETLIAAIRSVASGSGTLDQRLTRRVIAEFAARRPTPQKRRDELASALTGRELEILELLCEGLSNQEMATRLFIEPSTVKYHVAGLLAKIGARDRLQAVVWAFQNGVVAPSIE, via the coding sequence GTGATCCGCGTCATGGTGGCCGACGACCAGAAGATCGTCCGCAGCGGCATCGCGGTCGTGGTGGGTGCCGCAGACGACATCGAGGTCGTGGGTGAGGCGAAGGACGGCTACGAGGCCGTGGAGTTCGCGCGCGAGCTGCGTCCGGATGTCGTGCTCATGGACATCCGGATGCCCGGCCGCGACGGCATCGAGGCGACCCGGTTGCTCTCCGCCGACCCCGACGGCGCCATCCCGGTGCTCGTGCTCACCACGTTCGACCTCGACGACTACGTGTTCGGGGCGCTCGAGGCGGGAGCGGCCGGGTTCCTGCTCAAGGGGGCCGACGAGGAGACGCTGATCGCCGCCATCCGCTCGGTGGCCTCCGGCAGCGGGACCCTCGACCAGCGGCTGACCCGGCGGGTGATCGCCGAGTTCGCCGCCCGGCGCCCCACCCCGCAGAAGCGCCGCGACGAGCTCGCGTCGGCGCTCACCGGCCGGGAGCTCGAAATCCTCGAGCTGCTGTGCGAGGGGCTCTCGAATCAGGAGATGGCGACGCGGCTGTTCATCGAACCGTCGACGGTGAAGTACCACGTCGCCGGGCTGCTCGCGAAGATCGGCGCCCGCGACCGGCTGCAGGCGGTCGTGTGGGCCTTCCAGAACGGGGTCGTCGCGCCGTCGATCGAGTAG
- a CDS encoding carbohydrate ABC transporter permease — protein MSESLTVSRPPTAAAPPRRRPSATKRKQNRAAYLFVLPFFVVFVAMLVVPLVYSGYLSLFESKLIGGEVFAGLNNYVRAFLDPGFLSGVGRMALFLVVQVPIMLGLALFFALALDSGRARASKAARLLIFMPYAVPAVVATLMWGYLYGPDFGPIAQVARALGLGTPDLLAGDTILGSMMNIVTWEFVGYNMIVMFAALRSIPTELYEAAEIDGASQLRVAWSIKIPAIRPAILLTVIFSIIGTFQLFNEPSLLNAIAPDAISSAFTPNYYAYNLAFINQDLNYAAALAFLLGVVIAVVSYVVQLGAQRGERRERNQS, from the coding sequence GTGTCCGAATCGCTCACGGTGAGCCGCCCGCCGACCGCAGCCGCGCCGCCCCGTCGGCGTCCGTCGGCGACCAAGCGCAAGCAGAACCGCGCCGCCTACCTCTTCGTACTCCCGTTCTTCGTCGTGTTCGTCGCGATGCTCGTCGTCCCGCTGGTCTACTCCGGTTACCTCAGTCTGTTCGAGAGCAAGCTCATCGGCGGCGAGGTCTTCGCCGGTTTGAACAACTACGTGCGGGCGTTCCTCGACCCGGGATTCCTCTCCGGCGTCGGGCGGATGGCTCTGTTCCTCGTGGTGCAGGTGCCCATCATGCTGGGGCTCGCGCTGTTCTTCGCGCTCGCGCTCGACAGCGGCCGGGCGCGCGCGTCGAAAGCGGCGCGGCTGCTGATCTTCATGCCGTACGCGGTGCCGGCGGTCGTCGCGACGCTCATGTGGGGCTACCTGTACGGACCCGACTTCGGTCCGATCGCGCAGGTCGCGCGAGCTCTCGGCCTGGGCACGCCCGATCTGCTCGCGGGCGACACCATCCTCGGGTCGATGATGAACATCGTCACGTGGGAGTTCGTCGGCTACAACATGATCGTCATGTTCGCGGCTCTGCGGTCGATCCCCACCGAGTTGTACGAAGCGGCGGAGATCGACGGCGCGAGCCAGCTCCGGGTGGCGTGGAGTATCAAGATCCCGGCCATCCGTCCGGCGATCCTGCTGACCGTCATCTTCTCGATCATCGGCACCTTCCAGCTCTTCAACGAGCCGAGCCTGCTCAACGCGATCGCGCCCGACGCGATCTCGAGCGCGTTCACGCCGAACTACTACGCCTACAACCTGGCCTTCATCAACCAGGACCTGAACTACGCGGCCGCCCTGGCCTTCCTGCTCGGGGTGGTCATCGCGGTCGTCTCGTACGTCGTGCAGCTTGGGGCGCAACGTGGCGAGCGGCGGGAGAGGAATCAGTCGTGA
- a CDS encoding beta-galactosidase — protein MATASAFRPKGILFGAAYYAEYHLEDRVDVDLDLMRDAGFTVIRVGESVWSTWEPRDGEFELDWLQPVLDGAHSRGIAVILGTPTYAVPPWLQSAYPEIAAERRTGERVPWGARQEVDYSHPAFRFHAERIIRAVVARYADHPAVIGYQVDNEPGMELFHNQGTFQRFVRRLAAQYGDVETLNREWGLTYWSHRIADWSELWRPDGNSLPQYDLAWRRYQADLTTEFIAWQAGIVREYARDGQFVTTCIAYPRPALDDEALVADLDVTAGNPYYAMQDHLDATIDIEPVTPWTTSGVAALFRQADRMYSSKQSRFLVTETDAQSIGGPEFNLPPYPGQLRQAALALVSRGAAMIEYWHWHTLPYGTETYWGGVLPHSLVPGRVYAELSQLGADLAAMGDTLDGFEPDADVAILWSNDSRFAFEFAPPLADADGRPDRMAYPRIVDAFHRGVIDAGAQARFLHAAQARALGAAALADRFPVLIAPAFYVATDDDLDLLREYAAAGGHLITGIRTGYGDHEARARVEVAPPRLAEAAGAHYEEYSNLRDDVLIEGEGLAVTEGARATLWADGLLVDGAEVLARYRHPRFAGFPAVTTNPHGHGRVTLVGTVPSPALAVDLIRWAVEAPIADALAPERALPVTVSSGSLLDGRRAWFLFNWSWNATTVTLAREVTDAVTDTRHPAGTELPLAPWSATTVIDG, from the coding sequence ATGGCAACGGCTTCCGCCTTCCGCCCGAAGGGCATCCTGTTCGGCGCCGCCTACTACGCGGAGTACCACCTCGAGGACCGGGTCGATGTCGATCTCGACCTCATGCGCGACGCCGGCTTCACGGTCATCCGGGTGGGCGAATCCGTGTGGTCGACGTGGGAGCCGCGAGACGGAGAATTCGAGCTCGACTGGCTTCAGCCGGTGCTCGACGGCGCTCACTCGCGCGGGATCGCGGTCATCCTCGGCACGCCCACCTACGCCGTGCCGCCGTGGCTGCAGTCCGCCTACCCCGAGATCGCCGCCGAGCGCCGCACCGGCGAGCGGGTGCCGTGGGGAGCCCGCCAGGAGGTCGACTACTCGCACCCCGCATTCCGGTTCCATGCCGAGCGGATCATCCGCGCGGTCGTCGCGCGCTACGCCGACCACCCCGCCGTCATCGGCTATCAGGTCGACAACGAGCCGGGAATGGAGCTGTTCCACAATCAGGGCACGTTCCAGCGGTTCGTGCGCCGGCTCGCCGCGCAATACGGCGACGTCGAGACCCTCAACCGGGAGTGGGGGCTCACCTACTGGTCGCACCGCATCGCGGACTGGTCGGAGCTGTGGCGGCCCGACGGCAACTCACTGCCGCAGTACGACCTCGCATGGCGTCGCTACCAGGCGGACCTCACGACCGAGTTCATCGCGTGGCAGGCGGGCATAGTGCGCGAGTACGCGCGCGACGGCCAGTTCGTCACGACCTGCATCGCCTACCCGCGGCCCGCACTCGACGACGAGGCGCTCGTCGCGGATCTCGATGTGACCGCCGGCAACCCGTACTACGCGATGCAGGACCACCTCGATGCGACGATCGACATTGAGCCGGTCACCCCGTGGACGACCTCGGGCGTCGCGGCGCTGTTCCGGCAGGCCGACCGGATGTACTCCTCCAAGCAGTCCCGGTTCCTGGTGACCGAGACGGACGCGCAGTCGATCGGCGGCCCGGAGTTCAACCTCCCGCCCTACCCCGGGCAGCTCCGGCAGGCCGCGCTCGCCCTCGTCTCCCGGGGCGCCGCGATGATCGAGTACTGGCACTGGCATACCCTGCCGTACGGCACCGAGACGTATTGGGGCGGCGTGCTGCCGCACAGCCTCGTGCCCGGCCGGGTCTATGCCGAGCTCTCGCAGCTCGGCGCCGATCTCGCCGCGATGGGCGATACCCTCGACGGCTTCGAGCCCGATGCCGATGTCGCCATCCTGTGGTCGAACGACTCGCGCTTCGCGTTCGAGTTCGCCCCGCCCCTCGCCGACGCCGACGGACGGCCCGACCGCATGGCGTACCCCCGCATCGTCGACGCGTTCCATCGCGGCGTCATCGATGCCGGCGCCCAGGCGCGCTTCCTGCACGCCGCCCAGGCCCGCGCGCTCGGCGCCGCCGCGCTCGCCGACCGATTCCCCGTGCTCATCGCGCCGGCGTTCTACGTCGCCACTGACGACGACCTCGACCTCCTGCGTGAGTACGCCGCCGCGGGTGGGCACCTCATCACGGGGATCCGCACCGGCTATGGTGACCACGAGGCCCGCGCGCGGGTCGAAGTCGCGCCGCCGCGACTGGCCGAGGCGGCCGGTGCGCACTACGAGGAGTACTCGAATCTGCGCGACGACGTGCTGATCGAGGGGGAGGGCCTCGCCGTCACGGAGGGCGCGCGGGCGACGCTGTGGGCCGACGGACTGCTCGTCGATGGCGCCGAGGTGCTCGCCCGGTACCGGCACCCGCGCTTCGCCGGGTTCCCCGCCGTGACGACGAACCCGCACGGCCACGGCCGAGTCACCCTCGTCGGCACCGTGCCCTCGCCCGCCCTCGCCGTGGACCTCATCCGCTGGGCCGTCGAGGCGCCGATCGCGGATGCCCTCGCGCCGGAGCGCGCCCTGCCGGTCACCGTGTCGTCGGGATCGCTGCTCGACGGCCGCCGCGCCTGGTTCCTCTTCAACTGGAGCTGGAACGCCACGACGGTCACGCTCGCGAGAGAGGTCACCGATGCCGTCACCGACACCCGCCACCCGGCGGGCACCGAACTCCCCCTCGCCCCATGGTCCGCGACGACCGTGATCGACGGGTGA